A genome region from Bacteroidota bacterium includes the following:
- a CDS encoding type I restriction-modification system subunit M, with translation MSLNTQSLQPVINFLWTVADDVLVNTYQKGKYKDVILPMVVIRRLDLLLEPTKDQVLKTYNEYKDKLQNLDSLLTNGKRGSGLAFYNTSRFTLKKLLDDPKNLRSNFENYLNGFSENVQDIIKQFKFRNEIETLDEADILFSLIEKFCSPKVELHPDKLPPLAMGYVYEDLVRRFNEENNEEAGEHFTPREIIDLMTHLVFLPVKDKIQQGTYLIYDPCVGSGGMLTIAKHFMLNPEGLIKSNATVHLYGQESTPFIYATCKSDMLIKGEDPDKIVYGSTLSAYGFDKDLKFDFMLTNPPYGKTWAPDKKALGVGPKGAIIDKRFMLKGSYKEEAVTSRVNDGQLMFVLHMLSKMKDTELGSRIASVHNGSALFTGDAGQGESEIRKYIIENDLLEAIVALPNDMFYNTGIPTYIFLFTNRKTKNRKGKVQLINATSDKFYSKMRKSLGKKRVEFLPEHIFQIEKTFMTFEENEYSKIFDNNDFGYAQITVNRPLRDEKGKIETDSKGKPKPDPKLKDTENIPLKEDIQEFFKREVLPFAPDAWWDKKDTKIGYEINFAKYFYKHQPPRALADIAKDIFAIEHETDGLLKEIIE, from the coding sequence ATGAGTTTAAATACACAATCACTGCAACCCGTTATAAACTTCCTTTGGACAGTTGCGGATGATGTTTTGGTAAATACCTACCAAAAAGGAAAATACAAAGATGTAATCCTGCCAATGGTAGTTATACGCAGACTTGATTTGCTTTTAGAGCCGACAAAAGACCAAGTTTTAAAAACATACAACGAATATAAAGACAAACTCCAAAATCTCGATAGCTTGCTGACTAATGGCAAACGCGGTTCAGGATTGGCTTTTTACAATACTTCAAGGTTTACATTAAAAAAACTACTTGATGACCCGAAAAACCTGAGAAGCAATTTTGAAAACTATTTGAATGGTTTTTCAGAAAATGTGCAAGACATTATTAAGCAATTCAAATTCAGAAATGAAATTGAAACTTTGGACGAAGCAGATATTCTGTTTTCGCTGATTGAAAAATTCTGTTCACCGAAAGTTGAATTGCACCCCGACAAGTTACCACCGTTAGCAATGGGTTATGTGTACGAGGATTTGGTACGCCGATTTAACGAAGAAAACAACGAAGAAGCCGGAGAACACTTTACTCCAAGGGAGATCATTGATTTAATGACGCACCTTGTTTTCTTACCGGTAAAAGACAAAATACAACAAGGAACATATTTGATTTATGACCCCTGTGTGGGAAGTGGCGGTATGTTGACCATTGCCAAACACTTTATGCTCAATCCCGAAGGGTTGATTAAAAGCAATGCCACCGTTCATTTATATGGACAAGAAAGCACGCCTTTTATTTATGCGACTTGCAAAAGCGATATGCTGATAAAAGGCGAAGACCCTGATAAAATTGTATATGGCAGCACATTAAGTGCTTATGGATTTGATAAAGATTTGAAATTCGATTTCATGCTCACTAATCCGCCATACGGTAAAACATGGGCCCCCGATAAAAAAGCATTGGGCGTTGGCCCCAAAGGTGCCATAATTGACAAACGCTTTATGCTGAAAGGCAGCTACAAAGAAGAAGCTGTTACCAGTCGTGTGAATGATGGCCAATTGATGTTTGTATTGCACATGCTTAGCAAAATGAAAGATACCGAACTCGGCAGCCGTATCGCTTCCGTACACAATGGTTCGGCTTTATTTACAGGCGATGCAGGACAAGGTGAAAGCGAAATTCGCAAATACATAATTGAAAACGATTTGCTGGAAGCCATTGTTGCATTGCCAAACGATATGTTCTACAATACAGGAATACCGACCTACATTTTCCTTTTCACCAACCGGAAAACCAAAAACCGTAAAGGAAAAGTGCAGTTGATTAACGCTACTTCAGATAAGTTTTACAGCAAAATGCGAAAATCATTAGGCAAAAAGAGGGTAGAATTTTTGCCAGAGCATATTTTCCAAATCGAAAAAACATTCATGACTTTTGAAGAAAATGAGTACAGTAAAATATTTGACAATAACGATTTTGGCTATGCTCAAATAACGGTAAACCGCCCTTTGAGAGATGAAAAGGGGAAAATTGAAACTGACAGCAAAGGCAAACCAAAGCCCGACCCCAAATTGAAAGACACCGAAAATATTCCCTTGAAAGAAGATATACAGGAATTTTTTAAACGCGAAGTATTGCCCTTTGCTCCTGATGCCTGGTGGGATAAGAAAGACACCAAAATTGGTTATGAAATAAACTTTGCCAAATACTTCTATAAACATCAACCGCCAAGGGCTTTGGCTGATATTGCCAAAGATATTTTTGCTATCGAACACGAAACAGATGGATTGCTAAAGGAGATTATCGAGTAA
- a CDS encoding Abi family protein, which yields MQYTKVPLSIADQITRLTGRGLIINDVPFAESKLNNISFYRLRAYTYPFQNNSDPNHLFIKEVSFEEIISFYEFDRDLRLLVFDAIERIEIALRTRIVYYYALTHGSHWFENKNIYRNRNYFNNDISSLDKEIDRSDEEFIKHYKSTYSSPIRPPAWMSLEVATLTTLSKMFQNLSRSPEKKKIAKSLSLDFLILENWMHVLSNVRNICAHHSRLYNRTLSQSLILPANTFGNSWIKNRAVDNAKMYAVMCAIVYLLDRINGIHDFRSRLISLFAKYPIVHPRLLNFPANWDSEIFWR from the coding sequence ATGCAGTACACCAAAGTCCCATTGAGTATAGCTGACCAGATTACCCGATTGACTGGTAGAGGATTAATTATAAATGATGTACCATTCGCTGAATCTAAACTTAACAATATCAGCTTTTATCGCTTACGGGCATACACTTATCCATTTCAAAACAACAGTGATCCAAATCATCTATTTATCAAAGAGGTTTCATTTGAAGAGATTATCAGTTTTTATGAGTTCGACCGTGATTTAAGGTTGCTTGTTTTCGATGCAATCGAACGTATTGAGATAGCTCTTCGAACCAGAATCGTATATTATTATGCCCTCACTCATGGCAGCCATTGGTTCGAAAACAAAAATATTTACCGAAACCGGAACTATTTCAACAATGATATTTCATCGCTTGATAAAGAAATTGATCGTTCGGATGAAGAATTTATTAAACACTACAAAAGCACTTATTCTTCTCCGATCAGGCCCCCAGCATGGATGAGTCTTGAAGTAGCGACCCTGACAACCTTGTCCAAGATGTTTCAAAACCTTTCAAGATCGCCGGAAAAGAAGAAAATAGCCAAAAGTCTAAGTTTGGATTTCCTGATTCTCGAGAACTGGATGCATGTGCTGAGCAATGTGCGTAATATTTGTGCCCATCACAGCCGCCTATACAACCGCACACTTTCTCAATCGCTTATACTGCCTGCAAACACATTTGGCAATAGCTGGATAAAAAACCGTGCAGTTGATAATGCCAAGATGTATGCCGTAATGTGTGCAATTGTGTATCTGCTCGACAGAATTAATGGCATCCATGATTTCAGGTCGAGGCTCATTAGTTTATTTGCCAAATACCCAATTGTGCATCCCCGTCTGCTGAATTTTCCGGCAAACTGGGACAGCGAAATCTTTTGGAGATGA